A single genomic interval of candidate division WOR-3 bacterium harbors:
- a CDS encoding acyl-CoA dehydrogenase, which produces MEFNLTEDQIMLRNMVRDFATNELEPKAAQLDASAEFPHETIKKLAELGLLGMTIPEQYGGNKFDFVSLAIAIEEISRGCASTGVITAVHNTLVAWPIVNWGSEELKQKYLPRMATGEMLGAFGLTEANAGSDPASMETKAVLKGDKYILNGSKRFITNAGAAQIFIVFAKTAPELGSKGITAFLVERSFPGFSLGKHEDLLGLRATANCELIFEDCEVPKENVLGELNAGFKVALGTLDVSRIDIGAQAVGIAQAAFEKALAYSKERKQFGKPICEFEMIQAKLAEMATKIAASRLLVYYAAFQKDAGKPRFSQEAAMAKLFAATTAVEVTREAVQILGGYGYTKEYPVERHYRDAKCMEIYEGTSEIQRIVIARNLLA; this is translated from the coding sequence ATGGAGTTTAATTTAACCGAAGACCAGATAATGTTACGCAATATGGTGCGCGACTTCGCAACTAACGAACTTGAACCCAAGGCAGCCCAACTTGATGCCAGCGCCGAATTTCCACACGAGACGATAAAGAAACTGGCAGAACTCGGGCTTCTGGGGATGACCATTCCCGAACAGTACGGTGGCAATAAGTTTGACTTTGTCTCGCTCGCGATTGCGATTGAAGAAATCTCCCGGGGTTGCGCCTCCACCGGTGTCATCACCGCTGTTCACAACACTCTTGTTGCCTGGCCCATCGTGAACTGGGGAAGTGAAGAACTCAAACAAAAGTATCTCCCCCGCATGGCTACCGGCGAAATGCTTGGCGCATTCGGTTTAACCGAAGCCAATGCCGGCAGTGACCCGGCTTCGATGGAGACAAAAGCGGTGCTAAAAGGAGATAAATATATCCTCAACGGCTCCAAGCGATTCATCACCAACGCTGGCGCTGCCCAAATCTTCATCGTCTTTGCGAAAACCGCACCGGAACTTGGCAGTAAAGGCATAACCGCATTCTTGGTTGAACGTTCTTTCCCGGGCTTTTCGCTTGGAAAACACGAGGACCTCTTGGGACTCCGGGCAACTGCCAACTGTGAACTCATATTCGAAGACTGTGAGGTCCCAAAAGAAAATGTCCTCGGTGAACTCAACGCCGGCTTTAAAGTGGCGCTGGGTACCCTTGATGTCTCAAGAATCGACATCGGCGCCCAGGCGGTCGGGATCGCCCAAGCGGCTTTTGAAAAGGCGCTCGCCTACTCCAAAGAACGAAAACAGTTTGGTAAACCCATCTGCGAATTTGAAATGATTCAGGCAAAACTTGCCGAAATGGCAACCAAAATCGCGGCCTCTCGACTCCTGGTTTACTATGCGGCATTTCAGAAAGATGCTGGCAAACCGCGCTTCAGTCAGGAAGCGGCGATGGCGAAACTTTTTGCCGCAACGACCGCAGTGGAAGTTACTCGAGAAGCGGTTCAGATTCTCGGGGGATACGGTTACACCAAGGAGTATCCGGTCGAACGCCATTACCGCGATGCCAAGTGTATGGAGATTTACGAAGGCACATCCGAGATTCAGCGGATTGTTATCGCCCGGAATCTCCTTGCATAA